The sequence below is a genomic window from Selenomonas ruminantium subsp. lactilytica TAM6421.
CAGCTTCAGGTCTTTATTTATATATCCGCATTCGACGCAAGTCTTGGAGCTTGGAAACCAGCGGTCAGCAATAACCACGGGAATTCTTGCCCAATGTGCCTTGTATTCAATCTGCCTGCGGAATTCATAAAAATTCTGTTCCTGAATTTTTTCAGACAGGTGCTTATTCTTCATCATGCCCTGCACATTCAGGTCTTCAAGGCATATAAACCTTGGCTTTCGGTTTATAATTATTCTCGTCGCCTGATGTACATGATTGGCTCTGATGTCAGCCAGCCTGTGGTTGATTCGTAAAAGTCGTTTTTCGCTTTTTATAAGGTTGCTTGTTTTGCAGTAACGCTCTCCTTTCTTGTTCATCTGGTATTTTCGCGATACCTGACGCTGCAACCTGCGTCGTTTCTTTTTAATGTTCCTTATTGTATGGGACTTATTGATATTTTTGACTACTGTAGAGTCCGAGATTATCGCTAAGTCTTTGATACCTAAATCAATGCCGACACCTTCTGTGCAGAAACGTCCCGGCTGTTTGCGACTGAAGTTTAGTCCTCGCATTGGCTTTAGCGTATAAGAAGTTCTGATTCCTACGGAAAGCCACCAGTTTTCACCGTCAAAGGTTATCCGTGGTTGGGTGTATCTTCCCTTTGTAGGAATTCTTCCCTTTTCGGCAAGCCTTATCCAGTTGAGCCGTTGACGGTTCTTTTTTCTGCTGCCAGCTATATTTTCCAGCTTAACATGCGCAGCTGTGAACTGGATTTTTACATTGTCCTGATAGAAACGAAAGTCACCATTCTTTTTGCTGCGAAACTTAGGGTGCCCGTTCATGTCATAGACGGTCGGTTTCCTGTCGATGCGAGCAAAATGTGCCAGCTTCTTGGGTGAATATTTGACATACCCTTTCTGCCTCTGCTTGTGGAAGAAGTTCTTGTACGCTATGCACAAATCCTTGATAGCCTGCTTGGTGACATTGTTGGATATACCTAGAAGCCACAAGTATTCTTCAGAATTACGCAGAACAGTGAACTCCTTGCGAAGGTCATAATCACTTTGAAGTTTTCTGCCCTCCCTGAAATTCTCCATTTGCTTATCTAAAGCCCAGTTATAGGCAAATCTTGAAGCACCTGCGAACTGAAAAAGTTTAGTTCTCTGCTTGTTGTTTGGCAGTAGTCGTATCCTGACTGACCTTATCATCGCATTCACCTCCCCTATACGAATAATTATACCATGCCTTGATGGGCATGGTACTATTTCTGTATCGGAAAGTAAGTTTG
It includes:
- a CDS encoding RNA-guided endonuclease InsQ/TnpB family protein: MIRSVRIRLLPNNKQRTKLFQFAGASRFAYNWALDKQMENFREGRKLQSDYDLRKEFTVLRNSEEYLWLLGISNNVTKQAIKDLCIAYKNFFHKQRQKGYVKYSPKKLAHFARIDRKPTVYDMNGHPKFRSKKNGDFRFYQDNVKIQFTAAHVKLENIAGSRKKNRQRLNWIRLAEKGRIPTKGRYTQPRITFDGENWWLSVGIRTSYTLKPMRGLNFSRKQPGRFCTEGVGIDLGIKDLAIISDSTVVKNINKSHTIRNIKKKRRRLQRQVSRKYQMNKKGERYCKTSNLIKSEKRLLRINHRLADIRANHVHQATRIIINRKPRFICLEDLNVQGMMKNKHLSEKIQEQNFYEFRRQIEYKAHWARIPVVIADRWFPSSKTCVECGYINKDLKLSDRTYVCPVCGNVIDRDFQASLNLKRYGETELSKFAS